One Microbacterium sp. No. 7 genomic window carries:
- a CDS encoding S8 family serine peptidase: MRAAVAAAIVAATIALAGAAATSAPATPTPTPTPTPSPTAPVDPIRAAQYWLDDYGIRTAWETTRGEGVRIAIIDTGVGRGPVEFSGVVGGADFSGLGASDGRSSVGAVDADHGSWVASLAGARGTGAETGMLGVAPDAELLSLSIGFGSSVSVPFVEQVADAIRWAVDNGADVINLSFTTNTLTWDPLWDDAFLYAFDNDVVVVVAAGNRGNGTEEVGAPATIPGVLTVAGVDRSGQVSQGASTQGITVGISAPSEQLLGVSADGRVVQWEGTGGAAPIVAGIVALVRAAHPELDANNVINRIVSTARPAAGATAVPDNLYGFGLVDAAAAVSAPVDAVDANPMGDLAEWIRLYRRAEQTPEPEPTVAPVDVPALPQAESAPRVSPLVPSTDTLRYGTLPLAAGTLAAILVALGVTAAARRILSTRAMRTPNPRTEESFPP; this comes from the coding sequence ATGCGCGCGGCGGTCGCTGCGGCGATCGTCGCCGCGACGATCGCCCTGGCGGGGGCCGCGGCGACCTCCGCCCCGGCGACGCCCACGCCGACGCCGACGCCGACGCCGAGCCCGACGGCGCCGGTCGATCCGATACGCGCCGCGCAGTACTGGCTCGACGACTACGGCATCCGCACGGCCTGGGAGACCACGCGGGGCGAGGGCGTGCGGATCGCGATCATCGACACCGGCGTGGGGCGCGGACCGGTCGAGTTCTCCGGCGTGGTCGGCGGCGCGGACTTCTCCGGCCTCGGCGCGTCCGACGGGCGGTCGTCCGTCGGCGCCGTCGACGCCGACCACGGCAGCTGGGTCGCCTCGCTGGCGGGCGCGCGCGGCACGGGCGCGGAGACGGGCATGCTCGGTGTCGCGCCCGACGCCGAGCTGCTCTCGCTGTCGATCGGCTTCGGCTCGTCGGTCTCGGTGCCGTTCGTCGAGCAGGTCGCCGACGCCATCCGGTGGGCCGTCGACAACGGCGCCGACGTCATCAACCTCTCGTTCACGACCAACACCCTCACGTGGGACCCGCTGTGGGACGACGCGTTCCTGTACGCGTTCGACAACGACGTGGTGGTCGTCGTGGCGGCCGGCAACCGCGGCAACGGGACGGAGGAGGTCGGCGCGCCCGCGACGATCCCCGGCGTCCTCACCGTGGCGGGCGTCGACCGCTCCGGCCAGGTGAGCCAGGGGGCGTCGACGCAGGGCATCACGGTGGGCATCTCCGCGCCGAGCGAGCAGCTGCTCGGGGTGTCGGCCGACGGCCGCGTCGTCCAGTGGGAGGGCACGGGCGGGGCGGCGCCGATCGTCGCGGGCATCGTGGCGCTCGTGCGCGCGGCGCACCCGGAGCTCGACGCGAACAACGTCATCAACCGCATCGTGAGCACCGCCCGCCCCGCCGCGGGCGCGACCGCCGTGCCCGACAACCTGTACGGGTTCGGGCTCGTGGATGCCGCCGCGGCCGTGTCGGCGCCGGTGGACGCGGTCGACGCGAACCCCATGGGCGACCTCGCGGAGTGGATCCGCCTGTACCGCCGCGCGGAGCAGACGCCGGAGCCGGAGCCGACCGTCGCGCCGGTCGACGTCCCCGCGCTTCCGCAGGCCGAGTCGGCGCCGCGGGTCTCGCCTCTCGTGCCCTCGACCGACACGCTCAGGTACGGGACGCTGCCGCTGGCGGCGGGAACCCTGGCCGCTATACTGGTCGCGCTCGGTGTCACCGCGGCTGCCCGGCGAATCCTTTCGACACGCGCAATGCGCACTCCGAACCCACGAACCGAGGAGTCTTTTCCACCGTGA
- a CDS encoding FtsB family cell division protein, giving the protein MDSRTASPSRVGSPGASPRAGTGRVSVREWFADVRFSGFVAIMLGLVVLAVFVLMPTVGTYIDQRQRIAELERSVQASAEQIAELERDRERWTDRAYLVAQARERLYYVFPGEVVYLVDNDLPPVLAGPDRAPVSSDVEQTVVDWPAQLLRSVVSAGVAQTVTSR; this is encoded by the coding sequence GTGGATTCCAGGACGGCGTCCCCCTCTCGCGTCGGCTCCCCGGGCGCCTCGCCCCGCGCCGGCACGGGCCGCGTGAGCGTGCGCGAGTGGTTCGCCGACGTGCGCTTCTCGGGGTTCGTCGCGATCATGCTGGGCCTCGTCGTGCTCGCCGTCTTCGTGCTGATGCCGACGGTGGGCACCTACATCGACCAGCGTCAGCGCATCGCCGAGCTCGAGCGATCGGTGCAGGCGAGCGCCGAGCAGATCGCCGAGCTCGAACGCGATCGCGAGCGATGGACCGACCGGGCCTACCTCGTCGCCCAGGCGCGCGAACGCCTCTACTACGTGTTCCCCGGCGAGGTCGTGTACCTCGTCGACAACGACCTGCCGCCGGTGCTCGCCGGCCCCGATCGCGCGCCCGTCAGCAGCGACGTCGAGCAGACCGTCGTCGACTGGCCCGCGCAGCTGCTGCGCTCGGTCGTGTCGGCCGGCGTCGCGCAGACGGTCACGAGCCGGTGA
- the eno gene encoding phosphopyruvate hydratase, translated as MALIEAVGAREILDSRGNPTVEVEVLLDDGIVQRAAVPSGASTGAFEAYELRDGDKSRYGGKGVLKAVDAVIDELGPAIEGIDASEQRVIDEILIGTDGTENKSRCGANAILGVSLAVAKAAADSADLPLFRYIGGPNAHVLPVPLFNVINGGEHADNGIDFQEFFLAPIGAETYAESLRWGTEVYHVLKGELKAAGFGTGLGDEGGFAPDLPSNREGLDFLIQAIEKAGFTPGRDIAVGLDVAATEFFADGVYTVEGQAWSAEKLTDYFADLVASYPIVTIEDALAEDDWDAWKALTDAIGSKVQLVGDDLFVTNPARLQRGIDLGVANALLVKVNQIGTLSETLDAVALATSSGYRSMLSHRSGETEDTTIADLSVATNCGQIKTGAPARSERVAKYNQLLRIEEELGDAAEFIGRAAFPRFKG; from the coding sequence GTGGCACTGATCGAGGCTGTAGGCGCACGCGAGATCCTGGATTCGCGTGGCAACCCGACCGTCGAAGTGGAGGTGCTCCTCGACGACGGCATCGTGCAGCGCGCCGCCGTTCCGTCGGGCGCGTCCACCGGCGCCTTCGAGGCGTACGAGCTGCGCGACGGCGACAAGAGCCGCTATGGCGGCAAGGGCGTGCTGAAGGCCGTCGACGCCGTCATCGACGAGCTCGGCCCGGCGATCGAGGGCATCGACGCGAGCGAGCAGCGCGTCATCGACGAGATCCTCATCGGCACCGACGGCACCGAGAACAAGTCGCGCTGCGGCGCCAACGCGATCCTGGGCGTGAGCCTCGCGGTCGCCAAGGCCGCCGCCGACAGCGCCGACCTGCCGCTGTTCCGCTACATCGGCGGGCCCAACGCGCACGTGCTGCCCGTGCCGCTGTTCAACGTCATCAACGGCGGCGAGCACGCCGACAACGGCATCGACTTCCAGGAGTTCTTCCTCGCGCCGATCGGCGCCGAGACCTACGCCGAGTCGCTGCGCTGGGGCACCGAGGTCTACCACGTGCTGAAGGGCGAGCTCAAGGCCGCCGGGTTCGGCACCGGCCTCGGCGACGAGGGCGGCTTCGCCCCCGACCTGCCGAGCAACCGCGAGGGCCTCGACTTCCTCATCCAGGCGATCGAGAAGGCGGGCTTCACGCCCGGCCGCGACATCGCCGTGGGACTCGACGTCGCCGCCACCGAGTTCTTCGCCGACGGCGTCTACACCGTCGAGGGGCAGGCTTGGTCGGCCGAGAAGCTCACCGACTACTTCGCCGACCTCGTCGCGAGCTACCCGATCGTCACGATCGAGGACGCGCTCGCCGAGGACGACTGGGACGCCTGGAAGGCGCTGACCGATGCGATCGGCTCGAAGGTGCAGCTCGTCGGCGACGACCTGTTCGTCACCAACCCCGCACGCCTGCAGCGCGGCATCGACCTGGGCGTCGCGAACGCGCTGCTCGTGAAGGTCAACCAGATCGGCACGCTGTCGGAGACGCTGGACGCCGTGGCCCTGGCCACGTCGAGCGGCTACCGCTCGATGCTGTCGCACCGCTCGGGCGAGACCGAGGACACCACGATCGCCGACCTGTCGGTCGCGACGAACTGCGGCCAGATCAAGACCGGCGCGCCCGCTCGCAGCGAGCGGGTCGCGAAGTATAATCAGCTTCTGCGCATCGAGGAGGAGCTGGGCGACGCGGCGGAGTTCATCGGCCGCGCGGCCTTCCCGCGCTTCAAGGGCTGA
- a CDS encoding NAD(P)/FAD-dependent oxidoreductase, with the protein MTTTVPKILIVGGGYAGFYTAWKLEKHLRKGEADVTVVDPLPYMTYQPFLPEVAAGEIEARHVIVGMRRHLKRTRVVTAKVTGIDHASRTATITPVVGEPWQETYDQVIVTAGAVSRTFPIPGIAENAIGLKTIEEAVAIRDRIISNFDHASNLPPGPQRERLLTVVVVGGGFAGIEVFAETRALASSLLEYYPGIGFDETHFHLIEAMSRIMPEVSLETSQWVLKDLAKRGAYVHLDTQVTGAVDGNIELSTGEVIPSDVIIWTAGVMANPEVVRGSDLPVEERGRIRTRADLRVGTDDEIVEGAWAAGDISAVPDLTGAGVGGYCVPNAQHAVRQAKLLAKNVVAVLRGEEPQQYIHHNLGAVAGLGLYNGVFQSGKIALKGFIAWVAHRGYHGLAMPSWERKWRVFGDWWHNFWLGRENLSLQTVQNPRYVFEEFAARPRPAAPETGAVKTPASS; encoded by the coding sequence GTGACCACCACCGTGCCCAAGATATTGATCGTCGGCGGCGGATATGCGGGTTTCTACACCGCGTGGAAGCTCGAGAAGCACCTCCGCAAGGGCGAGGCCGACGTCACGGTCGTCGACCCGCTGCCGTACATGACCTACCAGCCGTTCCTGCCGGAGGTCGCCGCGGGCGAGATCGAGGCGCGTCACGTCATCGTGGGCATGCGCCGTCACCTCAAGCGCACGCGCGTCGTGACGGCGAAGGTCACGGGCATCGACCACGCCTCGCGCACCGCGACGATCACCCCCGTGGTCGGCGAGCCGTGGCAGGAGACCTACGACCAGGTCATCGTGACGGCGGGCGCCGTGTCGCGCACGTTCCCGATCCCCGGCATCGCCGAGAACGCGATCGGGCTCAAGACGATCGAGGAGGCCGTCGCGATCCGCGACCGGATCATCTCCAACTTCGACCACGCCTCGAACCTCCCGCCCGGCCCGCAGCGCGAGCGCCTGCTGACGGTCGTCGTGGTCGGCGGCGGCTTCGCCGGCATCGAGGTGTTCGCCGAGACCCGCGCCCTCGCGTCGTCGCTGCTCGAGTACTACCCGGGCATCGGCTTCGACGAGACCCACTTCCACCTCATCGAGGCGATGAGCCGCATCATGCCCGAGGTCTCGCTCGAGACCAGCCAGTGGGTGCTGAAGGACCTCGCCAAGCGCGGCGCCTACGTGCACCTCGACACGCAGGTCACGGGCGCCGTCGACGGCAACATCGAGCTGTCGACGGGCGAGGTGATCCCGAGCGACGTGATCATCTGGACGGCCGGCGTCATGGCCAATCCCGAGGTCGTGCGCGGCAGCGACCTCCCCGTCGAGGAGCGCGGCCGCATCCGCACCCGCGCGGACCTGCGGGTCGGCACCGACGACGAGATCGTCGAGGGCGCGTGGGCGGCGGGGGACATCTCGGCCGTGCCCGACCTGACCGGGGCGGGCGTGGGGGGCTACTGCGTGCCCAACGCCCAGCACGCCGTGCGTCAGGCCAAGCTGCTGGCCAAGAACGTCGTGGCGGTGCTGCGCGGCGAGGAGCCGCAGCAGTACATCCACCACAACCTCGGCGCCGTGGCCGGCCTGGGCCTCTACAACGGCGTGTTCCAGTCGGGCAAGATCGCCCTCAAGGGCTTCATCGCCTGGGTTGCGCACCGCGGCTATCACGGTCTCGCGATGCCGTCGTGGGAGCGCAAGTGGCGCGTCTTCGGCGACTGGTGGCACAACTTCTGGCTCGGCCGCGAGAACCTCTCGCTGCAGACGGTGCAGAACCCGCGCTACGTCTTCGAGGAGTTCGCGGCCCGGCCGCGTCCCGCCGCACCCGAGACCGGCGCGGTCAAGACGCCCGCGTCGAGCTAG
- a CDS encoding helix-turn-helix domain-containing protein yields the protein MESDELSTLIGERVRTARAVRGLSLAALARLAGIGKGSLSEIENGIRNPTLSTLYALGDALGAPLSWLLAERAGAEVRSPGITARLLDSSTSDGLTVEVYLLRLDPGPPHVSEAHGPNVTEHLVLTRGSARVGGRGEEATLEAGDAATWTADVEHSYRALGDDVAEGVLVMRWRD from the coding sequence ATGGAGAGCGACGAGCTGTCAACGCTGATCGGCGAACGCGTGCGGACGGCCCGCGCCGTCCGCGGACTGTCGCTCGCCGCCCTGGCGCGCCTCGCCGGCATCGGCAAGGGCTCGCTGTCGGAGATCGAGAACGGCATCCGCAACCCCACCCTCTCGACGCTCTATGCGCTCGGCGACGCCCTCGGGGCGCCCCTGTCGTGGCTGCTGGCCGAACGCGCGGGCGCCGAGGTCCGGTCCCCCGGGATCACGGCCCGGCTGCTGGACTCGAGCACGAGCGACGGCCTGACGGTCGAGGTCTACCTGCTGCGGCTCGATCCCGGCCCGCCGCACGTGTCCGAGGCGCACGGGCCGAACGTCACCGAGCACCTCGTCCTGACCCGCGGCAGCGCACGCGTCGGCGGGCGGGGCGAGGAGGCCACGCTCGAGGCCGGCGACGCCGCGACCTGGACGGCCGACGTCGAGCACAGCTATCGCGCCCTCGGGGACGACGTCGCCGAGGGCGTGCTCGTCATGCGCTGGCGGGACTGA
- a CDS encoding DUF501 domain-containing protein codes for MRAQLGRPMRGVVGIAARCACGNPAVVATAPRLDDGTPFPTFYYLTHPGATAAMSALEAVGVMQEFNDLLADDAEVASAYRAAHEAYLADRAPYGEVPEIEGVSAGGMPTRVKCLHALAAHALAAGPGVNPIGDAALARGTWSPQRCTCETPGDAP; via the coding sequence ATGCGCGCGCAGCTCGGACGTCCCATGCGCGGCGTCGTCGGCATCGCGGCACGGTGCGCGTGCGGCAACCCCGCGGTGGTCGCGACGGCGCCCCGCCTCGACGACGGGACGCCGTTCCCGACGTTCTACTATCTGACCCACCCCGGGGCGACGGCCGCGATGTCGGCGCTCGAGGCGGTCGGCGTCATGCAGGAGTTCAACGACCTGCTCGCCGACGACGCCGAGGTGGCGTCCGCGTACCGGGCCGCGCACGAGGCGTACCTCGCCGACCGCGCGCCCTACGGCGAGGTGCCCGAGATCGAGGGCGTCTCGGCGGGCGGCATGCCCACCCGGGTCAAGTGCCTGCACGCCCTCGCCGCCCACGCCCTGGCGGCCGGCCCCGGCGTCAACCCCATCGGCGACGCGGCCCTGGCGCGCGGCACCTGGTCGCCGCAGCGCTGCACGTGCGAGACCCCCGGGGACGCTCCGTGA